The following are encoded in a window of Pseudalgibacter alginicilyticus genomic DNA:
- a CDS encoding glycoside hydrolase family 130 protein, with the protein MMKHIIPWQDKPSSCNDVMWRYNANPIINRYDIPSSNSIFNSAVVPFEDGYAGVFRCDNKAVQMNIFAGFSKDGINWNIEHQPIKMQAGNTQMIESDYKYDPRVVFIEDRYWITWCNGYHGPTIGIGYTFDFKEFFQCENAFLPFNRNGVLFPQKINGKYAMLSRPSDNGHTPFGDIYISYSPDMKFWGEHRCVMKASNFEDSAWQCTKIGAGPIPILTDDGWLMLYHGVINTCNGFRYAMGAAILDENEPDKVKYRTQSYLLGPAETYEQIGDVPNVVFPCAALHDFKEDKLAVYYGAADTVVALAFGRISEVVEFTKNNSL; encoded by the coding sequence ATGATGAAGCATATTATACCTTGGCAAGATAAGCCAAGTAGCTGTAACGATGTTATGTGGCGTTACAATGCAAACCCAATTATAAATAGATATGATATTCCATCATCAAACAGTATTTTTAATAGTGCTGTAGTACCTTTTGAAGATGGATATGCAGGTGTATTTCGTTGTGATAATAAAGCTGTGCAAATGAATATTTTTGCAGGATTTAGTAAGGATGGAATAAACTGGAACATTGAACACCAACCAATAAAAATGCAGGCTGGCAACACCCAAATGATAGAGTCTGATTATAAATACGATCCACGGGTTGTTTTTATTGAAGATCGTTATTGGATTACTTGGTGTAATGGCTATCACGGTCCAACTATAGGTATTGGGTATACTTTTGATTTTAAAGAATTTTTTCAATGTGAAAACGCTTTTCTACCGTTTAATAGAAATGGTGTTCTGTTTCCCCAAAAAATCAATGGTAAATACGCTATGTTGAGTAGGCCGAGTGATAACGGTCACACACCGTTTGGTGATATTTATATAAGTTACAGCCCGGATATGAAATTTTGGGGAGAGCATCGCTGTGTTATGAAAGCCTCTAATTTTGAAGATAGTGCATGGCAATGCACAAAAATAGGTGCAGGACCTATTCCAATATTAACAGATGACGGTTGGTTGATGCTGTATCATGGTGTTATAAATACATGTAACGGGTTTAGATATGCAATGGGAGCAGCCATTTTAGATGAAAATGAACCCGATAAAGTAAAATATAGAACACAATCTTATTTATTAGGTCCCGCTGAAACTTACGAGCAAATTGGCGATGTACCAAATGTTGTATTTCCATGTGCAGCTTTACATGATTTTAAAGAAGATAAATTAGCCGTATATTATGGAGCTGCTGATACCGTAGTGGCATTAGCGTTCGGTCGAATTAGCGAGGTTGTAGAGTTTACTAAAAATAATAGCTTATAA
- a CDS encoding sodium:solute symporter family protein has product MHIIDVLIIVLYILLTLGVGIWISKRASKGLDSYFLGGKSINWYYLGLSNGSGMFDVSGTAWMVGLLFLYGAKSFMFMWMWPIWNQIFIMVFLAIWIRRSNVMTGSEWILTRFGDDKAGRASHLIVAIFAIVASVGFIAYFFEGVGKFMTVILPWDAALIINDVLLLTSSESYALSIIFLTTIYTIKGGMFSVVATEVLQYGIMVLAGILIAAYAFITVTDIEINSIISTEWSNVFFGNTIEGSWSKQFNAFNELIDSQGYKMFGAFIGMCLFKGFFASIAGPTPSYDMQRILSTKSVKEAAYMSGFTNLVLFIPRYLLIAGIVVLALVYLGPSMAASSDLSLGEMEIILPNVINNHVPIGIKGLLLAGLLAAFMSTFSAFVNSGPAYIVNDIYKKYYKPKEEPKHYIKASHIASFVIVILGVVMGFFAESINAITLWITSALYGGYVASNFLKWIWWRFNGWGYFWGMTSGLFIATLQFLLDQNKDNFEIGTWIYDLSHMSAIYVFPIIFIVSLLGSFLGTFLTPPTNMKTLKEFYFNVRPWGWWKPVYNVLKIENDAVTKNKDFVSDMLNCSVGIIWQSSMILLPIYFMIRDYPKTLITLLVFMVTSVILKFTWLDKVRKIPETDNNSKNIKN; this is encoded by the coding sequence ATGCATATTATAGATGTTTTAATAATTGTGCTTTACATTCTACTAACTCTTGGGGTTGGTATTTGGATATCTAAACGAGCTTCAAAAGGTTTAGATTCTTATTTTCTAGGAGGTAAAAGCATTAATTGGTATTATTTGGGCTTAAGTAATGGGTCTGGAATGTTTGATGTTTCTGGTACAGCATGGATGGTAGGGCTTTTATTTCTTTATGGCGCAAAGAGTTTTATGTTTATGTGGATGTGGCCTATTTGGAACCAGATTTTTATTATGGTTTTTTTAGCTATTTGGATTCGACGATCAAATGTTATGACAGGCTCTGAATGGATTTTAACACGTTTTGGAGATGATAAAGCTGGTCGAGCGTCACATTTAATTGTAGCCATTTTTGCTATTGTTGCTTCCGTAGGTTTTATAGCTTATTTTTTTGAAGGAGTTGGTAAATTTATGACCGTCATTCTTCCTTGGGATGCAGCACTGATAATAAATGATGTTCTCTTGCTAACGTCAAGTGAAAGTTATGCCTTATCCATCATATTTTTAACTACTATCTATACTATTAAAGGAGGAATGTTTTCAGTTGTAGCAACAGAAGTATTGCAATATGGAATTATGGTATTAGCAGGGATTCTAATTGCGGCCTATGCTTTTATAACTGTAACAGATATTGAAATAAATAGTATTATTTCAACGGAATGGAGTAATGTTTTCTTTGGAAATACCATTGAAGGATCGTGGTCTAAACAGTTTAATGCTTTTAATGAATTGATAGATAGCCAGGGATATAAAATGTTTGGGGCTTTTATTGGCATGTGTCTTTTTAAAGGTTTTTTTGCAAGCATAGCAGGACCAACCCCAAGTTATGACATGCAACGTATATTATCCACCAAATCTGTTAAAGAAGCTGCTTATATGAGTGGTTTTACAAATCTTGTTTTATTTATACCGAGATATTTACTTATTGCTGGTATTGTTGTTTTAGCTTTAGTTTACTTGGGGCCATCTATGGCAGCATCCTCTGATTTAAGTCTTGGAGAGATGGAAATTATTTTACCAAATGTTATTAATAATCATGTGCCAATAGGAATAAAAGGTTTGTTGCTTGCGGGCCTTTTAGCAGCTTTTATGTCAACGTTTTCAGCATTTGTTAATTCAGGTCCAGCTTATATAGTTAATGATATTTATAAAAAATATTATAAACCAAAAGAAGAACCTAAGCACTATATTAAAGCCAGTCATATAGCATCTTTTGTAATTGTTATCTTAGGAGTGGTTATGGGATTTTTTGCAGAATCTATTAATGCCATTACTTTATGGATAACAAGTGCTCTTTATGGGGGGTATGTGGCATCTAATTTTTTAAAATGGATCTGGTGGCGATTTAATGGTTGGGGTTATTTTTGGGGCATGACTTCTGGCTTATTTATTGCAACACTTCAATTTTTATTAGATCAAAATAAAGACAACTTTGAAATAGGAACTTGGATTTATGACCTGTCTCACATGTCCGCTATTTATGTGTTTCCAATTATTTTTATAGTATCCTTATTAGGCTCCTTTTTAGGAACATTTTTAACGCCTCCTACCAATATGAAAACATTAAAAGAATTTTATTTTAATGTGCGTCCATGGGGTTGGTGGAAACCCGTTTATAACGTACTTAAAATAGAAAATGATGCCGTAACTAAAAACAAAGATTTTGTTTCGGATATGTTGAATTGCTCTGTTGGTATCATTTGGCAATCAAGTATGATTTTATTGCCTATTTACTTTATGATTAGAGATTACCCCAAAACGCTAATTACTTTATTAGTATTTATGGTAACTTCGGTTATTTTAAAATTTACTTGGTTAGATAAAGTGCGAAAAATACCTGAAACAGATAATAATTCCAAGAATATTAAAAATTAA
- a CDS encoding GH92 family glycosyl hydrolase gives MRNITLLFLSILIITSCEHEIGKKSFENDFLTKYVDPFIGTGGHGHTYPGATVPFGMLQVSPVNGISNWDWCSGYHYSDSIAIGFSHLSLSGTGIGDLADILFMPINKKVDLSIMPKSRDSLPYKSSYSHKNETASPGYYQVFLEDHDVNVELTTSLRTAYHKYTFKENDEQSVVVDLGFAINWDKATNTDLKVEDEFTISGYRFSTGWAKNQKVFFVAKFSKPIIENNIIYKKFDVINDSDGVKTVAQLFFDNDSNQLQVKVALSSVSIDNAKDNLESGDFNFETVKTQANNTWNEALSKIKVETPIDSLKTIFYTAMYHAQVAPVTFSDKNGQFRKENDSIVTATNYTAYSTLSLWDTFRAEHPLLTIIAPDKVSDITNTMLEYYQPKKILPVWTLYANETNTMTGYHSIPVIVEAYLKGIKGFDAEKVYDAMKTTMMQDERGLIHYKKHGYIPYNLLDESVTITLEYAYDDWCVAQMAKALGKKEDYLYFLNRSNAYKYLFDEESGFMRGKSEDGNSWNEPFDPKYSNHREHTDYTEGNAWQHSWFVPHAVDKLASLHGGNTIFTNRLEQLFTESSEITGDNTSADISGLIGQYAHGNEPSHHIAYMFNHAKKPWRTQFWARHILDTQYNTTPNGLSGNEDCGQMSAWYVLSSIGLYAMNPVSTDYEIGSPIFETATIRITEEKTFTIEAENVSDKNIYIQSATLNDQPFNQTTISHKTLLEGGELRFIMGDVPNKNWGIE, from the coding sequence ATGAGAAACATTACATTACTTTTTTTGTCAATTTTAATTATTACAAGTTGCGAGCATGAAATAGGGAAAAAGAGCTTTGAAAATGATTTTTTAACCAAGTATGTAGATCCGTTTATAGGTACTGGAGGTCATGGACACACTTATCCAGGAGCTACTGTTCCTTTTGGAATGCTGCAAGTTAGCCCTGTTAACGGTATAAGTAATTGGGATTGGTGTTCTGGTTATCATTATTCTGATTCTATTGCTATCGGATTTAGTCATTTAAGTTTAAGTGGCACAGGCATTGGTGATTTAGCAGACATCTTATTTATGCCAATAAACAAAAAAGTAGATTTGTCAATCATGCCAAAATCTAGAGATTCTTTACCTTATAAGTCAAGTTATAGTCATAAAAACGAAACAGCAAGTCCAGGGTATTATCAAGTTTTTCTTGAAGACCATGATGTAAATGTTGAATTAACTACATCCTTAAGAACAGCTTATCATAAATATACTTTTAAAGAAAATGATGAACAATCTGTAGTTGTTGATTTGGGTTTTGCTATCAATTGGGATAAAGCTACCAATACAGATTTAAAAGTTGAAGATGAATTTACAATAAGTGGTTATCGATTTAGTACAGGATGGGCTAAAAATCAGAAAGTCTTTTTTGTTGCAAAGTTTTCTAAACCTATAATTGAAAACAATATTATATATAAAAAATTTGATGTCATTAATGATTCTGATGGGGTTAAAACTGTTGCTCAACTGTTTTTTGATAATGATAGCAATCAATTGCAAGTAAAAGTAGCACTATCCTCTGTTAGTATAGATAATGCAAAAGATAATTTAGAAAGTGGTGATTTTAATTTTGAAACTGTAAAAACCCAAGCTAATAACACTTGGAATGAAGCTTTATCAAAAATAAAAGTAGAAACACCAATTGATTCTCTAAAAACTATTTTTTATACAGCTATGTATCATGCGCAAGTCGCTCCTGTTACTTTTAGTGATAAAAACGGGCAATTTAGAAAAGAAAATGACAGTATCGTTACAGCTACTAATTACACAGCTTATTCAACGCTTTCGTTATGGGATACTTTTAGAGCAGAACATCCGCTTTTGACAATAATTGCTCCAGATAAAGTTTCAGATATAACCAATACGATGCTTGAGTATTATCAACCTAAAAAAATACTTCCTGTTTGGACACTTTATGCTAACGAAACAAATACCATGACAGGGTATCATTCTATTCCAGTTATTGTAGAGGCTTATTTGAAAGGTATAAAGGGGTTTGATGCAGAAAAAGTTTATGATGCTATGAAAACCACCATGATGCAAGATGAACGTGGTTTAATTCATTATAAAAAACATGGATACATTCCTTATAACTTGTTGGATGAATCAGTAACAATAACCTTGGAATATGCTTATGATGATTGGTGTGTAGCCCAAATGGCGAAAGCTTTAGGAAAAAAAGAAGATTATCTGTATTTCTTAAACCGTTCTAACGCATATAAATATTTATTTGATGAAGAGTCAGGTTTTATGAGAGGAAAATCTGAAGATGGTAATTCTTGGAATGAACCTTTTGACCCTAAATATTCAAACCATAGAGAGCATACAGATTATACAGAAGGCAATGCGTGGCAACACAGTTGGTTTGTTCCGCACGCTGTAGATAAATTAGCCTCTTTGCATGGCGGTAATACTATATTTACTAATAGATTAGAACAACTTTTTACTGAAAGTTCGGAAATAACAGGTGATAATACTTCTGCTGATATTTCTGGTTTAATAGGTCAATACGCACATGGTAATGAACCAAGTCATCACATTGCTTATATGTTCAACCATGCAAAAAAACCATGGCGTACGCAATTTTGGGCGCGTCATATTTTAGACACACAATATAATACAACACCAAATGGATTGAGTGGTAATGAAGATTGTGGGCAAATGAGTGCATGGTATGTTTTAAGTTCTATTGGTTTGTATGCAATGAATCCAGTTTCTACAGATTATGAAATTGGTAGTCCTATTTTTGAAACTGCTACAATCCGTATTACAGAAGAAAAGACTTTTACAATAGAAGCCGAAAATGTTTCAGATAAAAATATTTATATACAATCTGCAACACTTAATGATCAACCATTTAATCAAACAACTATTTCTCATAAAACCCTATTGGAAGGTGGAGAACTTCGTTTTATTATGGGAGATGTACCTAATAAAAATTGGGGTATCGAATAA
- a CDS encoding sensor histidine kinase, whose protein sequence is MKFISNHDYKVSLKHHTLLWLVYFSLNTVRWGIYFDDDSFNGILESPYLYSFKTNLLGFPIHMILCYLNIYLLMPKLAFKKKYISYVFLILLAIFLMVVVKFNLTYFFVNQNVWPEGPATINTLTLNYVIEMMFGELYVITFVTAIKVTLDFLKEHKRVADLEKAQLETELLFLKTQISPHFFFNTLNNIYSLAVENSKKTPKIILKLSELMRYLLYETKSKRQSLENEILCIHNYLDLERVRHSDDLEIDMSISGDIEDKEIAPIILLTFIENAFKHGAHKNIGAVKIVIDLAIKKDFLFFKISNPMPVVTEHKDSFNQSSGIGLENVKKRLALGYNKKDYKLKIKNNDDMFVVKLRIRVS, encoded by the coding sequence ATGAAATTCATTTCAAATCATGATTATAAAGTCTCATTAAAACATCATACGCTTTTATGGCTTGTTTATTTTTCCCTAAATACGGTTAGATGGGGAATTTATTTTGATGACGATTCTTTTAATGGGATATTAGAATCACCATACCTGTATTCCTTTAAAACCAACTTGTTAGGCTTTCCGATTCACATGATATTGTGTTACCTTAACATCTATCTACTAATGCCCAAATTAGCTTTTAAGAAAAAATACATTTCATATGTATTTCTAATTTTATTAGCTATTTTTTTAATGGTAGTTGTTAAATTCAATTTAACCTACTTTTTTGTAAATCAGAATGTTTGGCCTGAAGGCCCCGCTACAATAAACACTTTAACACTTAACTATGTTATAGAAATGATGTTTGGAGAACTTTATGTAATTACATTCGTTACAGCAATAAAGGTTACATTAGATTTTTTAAAAGAACATAAAAGAGTTGCTGATTTAGAAAAAGCACAATTAGAAACTGAATTATTATTCTTAAAAACTCAGATTTCACCTCATTTCTTTTTTAATACCCTTAACAATATTTACTCCTTAGCAGTAGAAAATTCAAAAAAAACACCTAAAATTATACTAAAATTATCTGAACTCATGAGATACCTTTTGTATGAAACAAAAAGCAAAAGGCAATCTTTAGAAAATGAAATTCTTTGTATTCACAATTATTTAGATTTAGAACGTGTACGGCATAGTGATGATTTAGAAATTGACATGTCTATTTCTGGTGATATTGAAGATAAAGAAATAGCCCCTATTATATTACTAACATTTATAGAAAATGCCTTTAAACACGGAGCTCATAAAAATATTGGTGCCGTAAAAATTGTTATAGATTTAGCTATTAAAAAAGATTTTCTTTTCTTTAAAATATCTAACCCCATGCCTGTAGTCACAGAGCACAAAGATTCTTTTAATCAATCTAGCGGAATTGGCTTAGAAAACGTAAAAAAAAGATTAGCTTTAGGGTATAATAAGAAAGATTATAAACTAAAAATTAAAAATAATGACGACATGTTTGTCGTAAAACTAAGAATACGAGTCTCCTGA
- a CDS encoding LytR/AlgR family response regulator transcription factor, which produces MKTKCLIIDDEPLAINIIKNYLEQIEDYEVINTFNNAIDGLNFLKSNTIDVIFLDINMPVLDGINFIKSLEAPPLLIVTSAYDEFALETYELDVLDYLIKPIEFPRFMKALNKVNRRLENNKSYIDSSKERSFIFVKIDKKKMKKIFLDEILTVESLKDYLKINTISGKYIIHSTLSDFTDLLPSNDFLRIHRSYTVAIDKIDAVEGNSVEIEGLRYVIGRSYIEEVKQKILNSSI; this is translated from the coding sequence ATGAAAACGAAATGCTTGATTATTGATGATGAACCACTTGCTATTAATATTATTAAAAATTATTTAGAGCAAATAGAAGATTATGAAGTTATAAATACTTTTAACAATGCTATTGATGGCCTAAATTTTTTAAAAAGCAATACCATTGATGTTATATTTTTGGACATTAACATGCCTGTTTTAGATGGTATAAATTTTATAAAAAGTTTAGAAGCGCCACCTTTATTGATTGTCACTAGCGCTTATGATGAATTTGCCTTAGAAACTTACGAATTAGATGTGTTGGATTATTTAATCAAACCTATTGAATTTCCTCGGTTTATGAAAGCTTTAAATAAGGTAAACAGAAGATTAGAAAACAACAAGTCGTACATTGACAGTTCTAAAGAACGGTCTTTCATTTTTGTGAAGATTGACAAGAAGAAAATGAAAAAAATATTTTTAGATGAAATTTTAACTGTAGAATCTCTTAAAGACTATTTAAAAATAAACACCATTTCTGGAAAATATATTATACATAGTACATTATCTGATTTTACAGATTTACTACCTTCAAATGATTTTTTAAGAATCCATAGATCCTATACGGTAGCGATAGATAAAATTGATGCTGTGGAAGGCAATAGTGTAGAAATTGAAGGGCTTCGATATGTTATTGGGCGCTCTTATATTGAAGAGGTTAAGCAAAAAATATTGAACTCTTCAATATAA
- the nagB gene encoding glucosamine-6-phosphate deaminase: MNIQVIKYKEAGKFEETRFEKIHNVIFGSSQEGSIIVAHEIAELIKEKAASNKPCVLGLATGSSPVKVYEELVRMHNEEGLSFANVVTFNLDEYYPMDKDNIQSYFYFMHEHLFNHVDILPENINIPNGTVKSEDLHQYCIAYENKIKDLGGLDFQLLGIGRTGHIGFNEPGSHFNSATRNITLDYITRVDAASSFLGIDNVPRKAITMGVGTVRSAKRIVLLGWGINKAEVLRETIEGEITSQVPATYLQEHHNTTFVLDEGASSELTRVKTPWLVTSPEWTDTLKLKAVVWLSELTNKPFLKLTDKDYNDNGMSDLLGVEGTAYDLNIKMFNKLQHTITGWPGGKPNADDSNRPERANPAKKRIIIFSPHPDDDVISMGGTFDRLVQQGHEVHIAYQTSGNIAVSDTEAFKFAEITKALHSNSEIADDILNSLHNKTGNEVDSIEVRQLKGLIRRSESLAATRYLGLDDSNVHFLDLPFYETGTIKKNNLSQADVDIITEIIEKIKPHQIYAAGDLADPHGTHKVCLDAIFASLEVLKHHDYMNDCWVWLYRGAWHEWESYEIEMAVPMSPDQVFRKRHAIFYHQSQKDGVMFQGDDNREFWVRAEDRNRLTAKKYNALGLADYAAIEAFKRYYF, encoded by the coding sequence ATGAACATCCAAGTAATAAAGTACAAAGAAGCTGGTAAATTTGAAGAGACACGTTTTGAAAAAATTCATAATGTTATTTTCGGTTCTTCACAAGAGGGGTCTATAATTGTAGCTCATGAGATTGCAGAATTAATAAAAGAAAAAGCAGCATCAAATAAGCCTTGTGTTTTAGGTTTGGCAACAGGGTCATCTCCTGTTAAAGTTTATGAAGAATTGGTTAGGATGCATAATGAGGAAGGTTTAAGTTTTGCTAATGTTGTAACTTTTAATTTAGATGAATATTATCCAATGGATAAAGATAATATTCAGAGTTATTTTTATTTTATGCATGAGCATCTCTTTAATCATGTGGATATATTGCCTGAAAACATAAATATTCCAAATGGAACAGTAAAAAGTGAAGATTTGCATCAATATTGTATAGCTTATGAAAATAAAATTAAAGATTTAGGTGGCTTAGATTTTCAATTATTAGGAATAGGAAGAACAGGACATATTGGGTTTAATGAGCCTGGTTCTCATTTTAATTCGGCAACAAGAAATATAACTTTGGACTATATAACAAGAGTGGATGCGGCTTCCTCGTTTTTAGGTATAGATAATGTACCAAGAAAAGCTATAACCATGGGAGTTGGCACTGTTAGAAGTGCTAAAAGAATTGTGTTATTGGGATGGGGAATTAATAAAGCCGAGGTTTTAAGAGAAACCATAGAAGGTGAAATAACCTCGCAAGTACCAGCCACTTATTTACAAGAACATCATAATACCACTTTTGTATTAGATGAAGGGGCTTCTTCAGAATTAACTAGAGTAAAAACCCCTTGGTTAGTTACCTCGCCCGAATGGACAGATACGCTTAAGTTAAAAGCAGTGGTTTGGTTAAGTGAATTAACAAATAAACCGTTTCTTAAATTAACAGATAAGGATTATAATGATAATGGTATGTCTGATTTATTAGGGGTTGAAGGTACAGCTTACGATTTAAACATTAAAATGTTTAATAAATTACAACATACTATTACAGGTTGGCCAGGAGGAAAGCCCAACGCTGATGACTCCAATAGGCCAGAACGTGCAAACCCAGCAAAAAAACGTATTATTATTTTTAGTCCGCACCCTGATGATGATGTTATTTCTATGGGAGGAACTTTTGATAGATTGGTACAACAAGGACATGAAGTCCATATAGCTTATCAAACTTCTGGAAATATTGCGGTTTCAGACACTGAGGCATTTAAGTTTGCTGAAATAACTAAAGCCCTTCACTCAAATTCTGAAATTGCGGATGATATACTCAACTCTTTACATAATAAAACAGGAAATGAAGTTGATTCTATTGAGGTAAGGCAATTAAAAGGATTGATACGAAGAAGTGAATCCTTAGCTGCTACTCGTTATTTAGGTTTGGATGATTCTAATGTTCATTTTTTAGATCTTCCTTTTTATGAAACAGGTACTATAAAAAAGAATAATTTATCTCAAGCAGATGTCGATATTATTACGGAAATAATTGAAAAGATAAAACCACATCAAATTTATGCTGCTGGTGATTTGGCTGATCCACATGGTACGCATAAAGTATGTTTGGATGCCATATTTGCATCGTTAGAAGTATTGAAGCATCATGATTATATGAATGATTGCTGGGTTTGGTTATATCGTGGTGCATGGCATGAGTGGGAATCTTATGAAATTGAAATGGCAGTACCTATGAGCCCAGATCAAGTTTTTAGAAAAAGACATGCTATATTTTATCACCAATCACAAAAAGATGGTGTGATGTTCCAAGGTGATGATAATAGAGAATTTTGGGTAAGAGCAGAGGATAGAAATAGATTAACCGCAAAAAAATATAATGCACTTGGTTTAGCAGATTATGCAGCCATAGAAGCTTTTAAACGATATTACTTTTAG